A genomic segment from Lignipirellula cremea encodes:
- a CDS encoding FAD-binding oxidoreductase: MPEPDTLLPLTHWEHPDSNESVQDIVRQAYAEQTPLYPVGGGVSLDYGLPARQPGVGLSLQGLNRIVDYPARDLTATVEAGVTLSQLNQVLAQEGQCLPIEAPHGDKATLGGITATAWCGPRRYSTGSVRDFVIGVSAVDGRGESFRGGGRVVKNVAGYDFCKLLTGSLGTLGVITELTFKLRPIPQRSALLACAVADYNQAEGLLASLVHSKTTPAAIELLSGPAWSELPGLAEIGAAPHPRYLVVGFSGSDAEVDWSLKTLRQEWKQQQVEATRVWEQQEAAAMWSALTDFSEGDSALTLKATSAPSGTGPLMQQMEMLAPGCSLQAHAGNGVILARYDEFPAEGLSRTLIRRLLPQARAHHGSVVILKNPSGSEMTAQACWGGGEGSFDLMRTVKQQFDPRNLLNPGRFVV, encoded by the coding sequence GTGCCTGAACCTGACACCCTGCTGCCGCTGACACACTGGGAACACCCCGATTCCAACGAGTCTGTCCAGGATATCGTGCGTCAGGCGTACGCGGAACAAACGCCCCTGTACCCGGTCGGCGGCGGCGTCAGCCTGGACTATGGCTTGCCGGCCCGCCAGCCGGGCGTCGGCCTGTCGCTGCAGGGACTGAACCGCATCGTCGACTACCCGGCCCGCGACCTGACCGCGACGGTCGAGGCCGGCGTAACACTGTCGCAGTTGAACCAGGTGCTGGCGCAGGAAGGGCAATGCCTGCCGATCGAAGCTCCCCACGGCGACAAGGCGACGCTGGGCGGCATCACGGCGACGGCCTGGTGCGGACCGCGGCGGTATAGCACCGGCAGCGTGCGCGACTTTGTCATCGGCGTGTCGGCGGTCGACGGCCGCGGCGAATCGTTTCGCGGCGGCGGACGGGTGGTGAAGAATGTGGCCGGTTACGATTTCTGCAAGCTGCTGACCGGCTCGCTGGGGACGCTCGGCGTGATCACCGAGCTGACCTTCAAGCTTCGCCCGATCCCGCAACGGTCGGCCCTTTTGGCGTGTGCGGTCGCCGACTACAACCAGGCCGAAGGCCTGCTGGCAAGCCTGGTGCATTCCAAAACCACGCCGGCGGCGATTGAGCTGTTGTCCGGTCCGGCCTGGAGCGAACTGCCGGGCCTGGCGGAGATCGGCGCGGCGCCGCACCCGCGGTATCTGGTCGTGGGGTTTTCCGGCAGCGACGCCGAAGTCGACTGGAGTCTCAAAACACTACGGCAAGAGTGGAAGCAGCAGCAGGTCGAGGCGACCCGCGTCTGGGAGCAGCAGGAAGCGGCCGCCATGTGGTCCGCCCTGACGGACTTCTCCGAAGGCGACTCGGCCCTGACGCTCAAAGCGACCTCCGCCCCCAGCGGCACTGGCCCGCTGATGCAACAAATGGAAATGCTGGCGCCCGGTTGTTCGCTCCAGGCGCACGCGGGCAACGGGGTGATTCTGGCCCGTTACGACGAGTTCCCCGCTGAAGGCCTGTCGCGGACGCTCATTCGCCGTTTGCTGCCGCAAGCCCGAGCGCACCACGGGAGCGTGGTCATTCTCAAGAATCCGTCCGGCTCCGAAATGACGGCCCAGGCGTGCTGGGGCGGCGGCGAAGGATCGTTCGACCTGATGCGCACCGTCAAGCAGCAATTCGACCCGCGCAACCTGCTGAATCCCGGCCGCTTTGTGGTGTAA
- a CDS encoding STAS domain-containing protein, protein MADYQYLDLRKQEGVLVATLRDVNGLDSLQLGQLTEELVRLVEEERPPRLVVGFQEVSLCTTTVVNGLLSMLRRIKAQGGQMRLCGMSDNVRASFQILNLDGSIFDIDESELQALANFT, encoded by the coding sequence ATGGCCGACTATCAGTATCTCGACCTGCGGAAGCAGGAAGGCGTTCTTGTGGCGACGCTGCGCGATGTGAACGGCCTGGACAGCCTGCAGCTGGGCCAGCTTACCGAAGAGCTGGTGCGTCTGGTCGAAGAAGAACGGCCGCCGCGGCTGGTCGTCGGGTTTCAGGAAGTGTCACTGTGTACGACGACCGTCGTTAACGGACTGCTTTCGATGCTTCGCCGTATTAAAGCCCAGGGCGGACAAATGCGTCTGTGCGGCATGTCGGACAACGTGCGTGCGTCCTTCCAGATCCTCAATCTCGACGGCAGTATCTTTGATATTGATGAGTCGGAACTGCAGGCCCTGGCGAACTTTACCTAG
- a CDS encoding deoxyribonuclease IV, whose product MAESPSSPATPLGAHMSIAGGYYRAVDAAADLAMDCVQVFTKQNARWAAKAITSEQADKFRQSLAEHQIRHSLSHASYLINLGSPDEELRIKSRDALVVELQRASQLGIPYVVFHPGSYTTASEAEGVAHIIQALDEIEAQTGELDSQLLLENTAGQGSNLGWSFEQLADILQGVRSRERLGVCIDTCHLFAAGHALETAQEYADTMERLDQAIGLATVKAFHLNDSKTDFGSRKDRHEHIGQGKMGLEPFRHLLNDPRFVSLPKYLETEKGTNDEGEDFDAMNLRTLRSLIR is encoded by the coding sequence ATGGCCGAGTCTCCCTCCTCGCCCGCTACCCCCCTGGGCGCCCACATGTCGATCGCCGGCGGTTATTACCGAGCGGTCGACGCCGCCGCGGACCTGGCAATGGACTGCGTCCAGGTGTTTACCAAACAGAACGCCCGCTGGGCTGCGAAAGCGATCACGTCCGAGCAGGCCGACAAGTTTCGCCAGTCGCTGGCCGAGCATCAGATCCGTCATTCGCTGTCGCACGCTTCTTATCTGATCAACCTCGGCAGTCCCGACGAAGAACTGCGGATCAAATCCCGCGACGCCCTGGTGGTCGAGCTGCAGCGGGCCAGCCAGCTGGGCATCCCGTACGTGGTGTTTCATCCGGGCTCGTATACCACGGCCAGCGAAGCCGAAGGCGTCGCCCACATTATCCAGGCGCTGGACGAAATCGAAGCCCAGACTGGGGAACTCGACAGCCAGCTGCTGCTGGAAAACACGGCCGGCCAGGGCAGCAACCTGGGCTGGTCGTTCGAGCAGCTGGCCGACATTCTCCAGGGAGTGCGCAGTCGTGAACGGCTGGGCGTGTGCATCGACACGTGCCATCTGTTCGCCGCCGGCCATGCGTTGGAAACGGCCCAGGAATACGCCGACACCATGGAACGGCTGGACCAGGCCATTGGGCTGGCGACCGTGAAAGCGTTTCACCTCAACGACAGCAAAACCGACTTCGGTTCCCGCAAAGACCGGCACGAGCACATCGGCCAGGGAAAGATGGGCCTCGAGCCGTTCCGCCACCTGCTCAACGACCCACGTTTTGTATCGCTTCCCAAATATCTGGAAACGGAAAAAGGTACGAACGACGAAGGCGAAGACTTCGACGCCATGAATCTGCGCACGCTCCGCAGCCTGATCCGCTAA
- the proB gene encoding glutamate 5-kinase: MTDELRRQIAAAAHTVVVKVGTRVLTRDDGALSQDRIERLCAELHAMMEAGKNVILVSSGAVGAGMNRLNLKSRPADVAQLQAVAAVGQARLMQIYDQSLQRYGRHAAQVLLTVGDFNDRNRYLNVRNTLLALQKFGAVPIINENDTVAVDELTATFGDNDRLAALVTNLIRAPLLIILSDVAGLYSGDPSLPDSRIVPTIRQLDEEVYKLVRDRKTGFSKGGMASKLEAARIVTTAGENAIIASGRDLGVLEAIMAGEPVGTLIVGQEKSVSPWKRWLGYTVRPCGRIYVDDGARRAIAENGRSLLAIGITSVDGPFDKGDLIALYDSAGREVARGLSNYSADDLEKIKGLRSEFITQVLGRFPYDEVIHRDNLAVVGK, encoded by the coding sequence ATGACGGATGAACTTCGCCGGCAGATTGCCGCCGCCGCGCACACGGTCGTCGTAAAAGTCGGCACGCGCGTGCTGACCCGCGACGACGGCGCGCTGAGCCAGGACCGCATTGAGCGGCTGTGCGCCGAACTGCACGCCATGATGGAGGCCGGCAAGAATGTGATCCTGGTCAGCTCCGGAGCCGTCGGCGCCGGCATGAACCGGCTCAATTTGAAGTCGCGCCCTGCCGATGTGGCCCAGCTCCAGGCGGTCGCCGCCGTGGGGCAGGCACGGCTGATGCAGATCTATGACCAGTCGCTCCAGCGCTACGGCCGGCATGCGGCCCAGGTGCTGCTGACCGTCGGCGATTTCAACGACCGGAACCGTTATCTCAACGTGCGGAATACGCTGCTGGCCCTGCAGAAGTTTGGCGCCGTGCCGATTATCAACGAGAACGATACGGTCGCTGTCGACGAGCTGACCGCCACCTTTGGCGATAACGATCGTCTGGCGGCGCTGGTGACGAACCTGATCAGGGCGCCGCTGCTCATCATTCTGTCCGATGTGGCCGGCCTGTACTCGGGCGATCCTTCGCTGCCCGACTCCCGGATTGTGCCGACAATCAGACAGCTGGATGAAGAGGTCTACAAACTGGTCCGCGACCGGAAGACGGGATTCAGCAAAGGCGGCATGGCCAGCAAACTGGAAGCGGCCCGCATTGTGACGACCGCCGGCGAGAACGCCATTATCGCCAGCGGCCGCGACCTGGGCGTGCTGGAAGCGATCATGGCGGGCGAACCGGTTGGCACGCTGATTGTCGGCCAGGAAAAATCGGTCAGCCCCTGGAAACGCTGGCTGGGCTACACCGTCCGGCCGTGCGGGCGAATCTATGTCGACGACGGAGCCCGCCGGGCGATCGCCGAAAACGGACGCAGCCTGCTGGCGATCGGCATCACCAGCGTCGACGGCCCGTTCGACAAAGGCGATCTGATCGCCCTCTACGACAGCGCCGGTCGCGAAGTGGCCCGTGGTTTGAGCAACTATTCGGCGGACGACCTGGAGAAGATCAAAGGGCTGCGCAGCGAGTTCATCACGCAAGTGCTGGGCCGTTTCCCCTACGACGAAGTCATCCACCGCGACAACCTCGCCGTCGTAGGTAAATAG
- a CDS encoding serine/threonine-protein kinase: MPSVDVLECPQLTVLRQFLQAELPDERASLVDSHVARCAACQGILDELVDVVGGCSEIERLLIDQGKDLFREMPAMIGGYRVLGELGQGAYGVVYHAYDDGLERSVAIKTPHASVIDAVGGPALYLNEARMAARLDHPHIVRVYEAKADQAGSCFVVSQYIDGRSLDQWLAEDRWELDSAVALTAAIADALQHAHEHGIVHRDVKPANILLDAAGRPFLADFGLALREEEIGRGPCFMGTPAYMSPEQARGEGRQVDGRSDIYSLGVVFFKLLTGKRPFLAESLEDLLSLVASVDPPSVRQKDGTVPRELDRICAKALSRDLTARYQTAGDLADDLHAWLAENRNVPGEEPRSRPAYIAAPPRVRLPATEALARQAFEPTLTLALPTPLHAVRGRDVMLGGFQLKTRLGSGGMGVVYRAWQAAAEREVALKCLHQHDSTAQARFATEIRALGRVEHAHLVRVYTSGCEGERFFYAMELIEGVPLNQLLRKLPAAATGPLDDAAWAAFVALAADEQRAAELPLTTLPEPEAALSAPPETESCAGFAAEPATSGEPASARFHESPAYFQRVAAMVRDIALAAQALHEEGVVHRDIKPDNILLARDGERAVLMDLGIAKLTQEADGRVTRTRQFIGSLRYASPEQLIDSALVDGRTDVYSLGATLWELLTLQPIYGIDGDLSDARAMLRIEIEEPEPVRKYNRAVPADLQAIVQKCLEKKPQQRYATAAELAADLDAWQAGQPVAARPVGAATRFLRHCRRRPAAPGLLLLIVCLGFALLAALTPWPTPRSREIHIGIKPWVGFSPLVVAGEMGLCEGVDLKFTPVRTTTDVRQRLLGKTLDMAPYLVDSHALARSDRIPTKAVLLFDTSLTADALVVREGITSFDDLRGRRIAYMYHEAPHFLLLSLCERHQLDLADFVHLKTETAKEAVDLFVAGKADAVVSYEPFLLAALSQPGAVRLASAADDPGVIIDILTAREDYLADNPDRVRSLLAGWFQALALLERRDPTALAIACRFLGEPGQPISIAEYDQMVAGMQFAGPAANRQFFLPDAEGRSEFHDRFEIAQQRWDRHQQLLRRTDPREGDGSQLLLEWLGP, translated from the coding sequence ATGCCGTCGGTAGATGTTCTGGAATGTCCTCAGCTGACCGTTTTGCGGCAGTTTCTGCAGGCCGAGTTACCCGACGAGCGAGCCAGCCTGGTCGATTCGCATGTGGCCCGCTGCGCTGCGTGCCAGGGAATCCTGGACGAACTGGTCGACGTGGTCGGCGGCTGCAGCGAGATCGAACGGCTGCTGATCGACCAGGGGAAAGACCTGTTCCGCGAAATGCCGGCGATGATCGGCGGCTATCGGGTGCTGGGTGAACTGGGCCAGGGAGCGTATGGCGTGGTGTACCATGCCTATGACGACGGGCTGGAGCGTTCGGTCGCCATCAAAACGCCGCACGCCTCGGTAATCGATGCCGTCGGCGGCCCCGCGCTCTATCTCAACGAAGCCCGCATGGCGGCCCGCCTGGATCATCCGCACATTGTCAGGGTGTACGAAGCGAAGGCCGACCAGGCCGGCTCCTGCTTTGTCGTGTCCCAGTACATCGACGGTCGCAGTCTGGACCAGTGGCTGGCCGAAGATCGCTGGGAACTGGACTCGGCCGTGGCGCTGACGGCCGCGATCGCCGACGCCCTGCAGCATGCGCACGAGCATGGCATCGTCCACCGCGATGTGAAACCGGCGAACATTCTGCTCGATGCGGCCGGCCGTCCCTTCCTGGCCGACTTCGGCCTGGCGCTGCGCGAAGAAGAGATCGGCCGCGGCCCCTGCTTCATGGGGACGCCTGCCTATATGAGTCCCGAACAGGCCCGCGGCGAAGGCCGCCAGGTCGACGGCCGCAGCGATATCTACAGCCTGGGCGTGGTGTTCTTCAAGCTGCTGACCGGCAAGCGTCCTTTCCTGGCCGAATCGCTTGAGGACCTGTTGAGCCTGGTTGCCAGCGTCGATCCGCCTTCGGTCCGCCAGAAAGACGGAACCGTGCCGCGGGAGTTGGATCGCATTTGCGCCAAGGCCCTCTCCCGCGACCTGACCGCCCGGTATCAGACGGCCGGCGATCTGGCCGACGACCTGCATGCCTGGCTGGCGGAGAATCGAAACGTTCCCGGCGAGGAACCGCGCAGCCGCCCGGCCTATATTGCCGCGCCGCCGCGGGTGCGTTTGCCGGCGACTGAAGCGCTCGCCAGGCAAGCATTTGAACCGACGCTGACGCTCGCGCTGCCAACGCCGCTTCATGCGGTTCGCGGCCGGGACGTCATGCTGGGCGGCTTTCAGCTGAAGACGCGGCTGGGATCCGGCGGCATGGGCGTCGTCTATCGGGCCTGGCAGGCGGCGGCCGAACGGGAGGTGGCCCTCAAATGCCTGCACCAGCACGACAGCACCGCCCAGGCCCGCTTCGCGACCGAGATCCGCGCGCTGGGAAGGGTCGAGCACGCCCACCTTGTCCGGGTGTATACGTCCGGCTGCGAAGGCGAACGCTTCTTCTACGCCATGGAATTGATCGAAGGCGTCCCCCTGAACCAGCTGCTGCGCAAATTGCCGGCCGCCGCGACCGGCCCGCTTGACGATGCGGCCTGGGCCGCCTTTGTTGCTCTCGCCGCTGACGAGCAGCGTGCGGCCGAACTGCCGCTGACCACATTGCCTGAGCCGGAAGCGGCCCTCTCCGCCCCGCCGGAAACGGAGTCGTGCGCGGGATTCGCCGCCGAACCGGCGACATCCGGCGAGCCGGCCAGCGCCCGCTTCCATGAGTCGCCAGCTTACTTCCAGCGGGTCGCAGCAATGGTGCGCGATATCGCCCTGGCCGCCCAGGCGTTGCATGAGGAAGGGGTTGTGCATCGCGACATCAAGCCGGATAACATCCTGCTCGCCCGCGATGGCGAACGGGCCGTGCTGATGGACCTGGGCATCGCCAAGCTGACCCAGGAGGCCGACGGACGGGTCACGCGGACACGGCAGTTTATCGGCAGCTTGCGATACGCCAGCCCGGAACAGCTGATTGATTCCGCCCTGGTCGACGGCCGGACCGATGTCTACAGCCTGGGCGCCACGCTCTGGGAACTGCTCACCCTGCAGCCGATCTACGGCATCGACGGCGACCTGAGCGACGCCCGGGCCATGCTGCGAATTGAGATCGAAGAGCCGGAACCGGTCCGCAAGTACAACCGGGCTGTGCCCGCCGACCTGCAGGCGATTGTGCAGAAGTGCCTGGAGAAAAAGCCGCAGCAGCGTTACGCCACGGCGGCCGAACTGGCGGCCGATCTGGACGCCTGGCAGGCAGGACAACCCGTGGCGGCCCGTCCTGTCGGCGCGGCGACCCGCTTCCTGCGGCATTGCCGGCGGCGGCCCGCGGCGCCCGGCTTGCTGCTGCTGATCGTCTGCCTGGGCTTTGCACTGCTGGCAGCGTTAACTCCGTGGCCGACGCCCCGCTCGCGCGAGATCCACATCGGCATCAAGCCGTGGGTCGGGTTCTCGCCGCTGGTCGTGGCGGGTGAAATGGGTCTGTGTGAAGGGGTCGACTTGAAGTTCACGCCGGTGCGGACCACGACCGACGTTCGCCAGCGCCTGCTGGGAAAGACCCTCGACATGGCGCCGTATCTGGTCGACTCTCATGCGCTGGCCCGTTCCGATCGCATTCCGACCAAGGCGGTCCTGCTGTTTGATACGTCGCTCACGGCCGACGCCCTGGTGGTGCGAGAGGGGATTACGTCGTTCGACGATCTCCGCGGCCGGCGAATCGCGTATATGTATCACGAGGCGCCGCACTTTCTGCTGCTCTCACTGTGCGAGCGACACCAGCTGGACCTGGCCGATTTTGTGCATCTGAAAACCGAAACCGCCAAGGAAGCGGTCGACCTGTTTGTCGCCGGCAAGGCCGATGCGGTCGTCAGTTACGAGCCGTTCCTGCTGGCCGCCCTGTCCCAGCCGGGCGCCGTGCGCCTGGCCAGCGCGGCCGACGATCCGGGCGTGATCATTGATATTCTCACCGCCCGGGAGGATTACCTGGCCGACAACCCCGACCGGGTGCGATCCCTGCTGGCAGGCTGGTTCCAGGCGCTGGCCCTGCTGGAACGCCGGGATCCGACCGCGCTGGCGATCGCCTGCCGGTTCCTGGGCGAACCGGGCCAGCCGATCAGCATTGCCGAGTACGACCAGATGGTTGCCGGGATGCAGTTCGCCGGGCCGGCGGCCAACCGGCAGTTCTTCCTGCCCGACGCCGAGGGACGGAGCGAGTTTCACGACCGGTTCGAAATCGCCCAGCAGCGTTGGGACCGCCACCAGCAACTGCTGCGGCGGACCGACCCCCGCGAAGGGGACGGCTCCCAACTGCTGCTCGAATGGCTGGGGCCGTAA
- a CDS encoding NAD-dependent epimerase/dehydratase family protein — translation MQKVLVTGVTGLLGNNLVRKLLAAGRQVRVLVRADSDPRPLAGLDVEPVEGDLRQPDQLAAACDGVEGVIHAGGYVAIGWTDKELSQAINADGARHLAEAARQAGAAMVHVSTVNTLGLGSPDAPANEDSPFTAANTPSSYALSKREAERAVLVEVERGLRGMIVHPGYMLGPWDWKPSSGRMLLEVARRFTPISPRGGCSLCDVRDVADGAIAALDRGRAGRRYILAGHNMLYHDLWRLFAAVSHGKPPWLRAAGTFLPMAAGRLGDLQTRFTGSEPEVNSATTRMSSQYHFYSSQRAIDELGYRIRPAEESVADAWAWFVEHGYIR, via the coding sequence ATGCAAAAGGTGCTCGTAACCGGCGTTACCGGTTTACTGGGGAATAACCTCGTTCGTAAACTGCTGGCAGCCGGACGCCAGGTCCGCGTGCTGGTGCGAGCCGATAGCGATCCTCGACCCCTGGCCGGACTCGACGTAGAACCGGTCGAAGGCGACCTCCGCCAGCCCGACCAGTTGGCGGCAGCCTGCGACGGCGTGGAGGGCGTGATCCATGCCGGCGGTTATGTGGCGATCGGCTGGACCGACAAGGAACTGTCACAGGCCATCAATGCCGACGGCGCCCGGCACCTGGCGGAAGCCGCCAGGCAGGCAGGCGCTGCGATGGTGCACGTATCGACCGTGAATACTCTCGGCCTGGGCAGTCCCGATGCGCCGGCCAACGAAGACAGTCCCTTCACCGCGGCCAATACGCCCAGCAGCTACGCCCTGAGCAAACGCGAAGCAGAGCGGGCCGTGCTGGTTGAAGTCGAACGCGGACTGCGGGGCATGATCGTCCACCCGGGATACATGCTGGGCCCCTGGGACTGGAAACCGTCTTCGGGCCGCATGTTGCTGGAAGTGGCCCGGCGGTTCACCCCCATTTCTCCCCGCGGCGGTTGCAGCCTGTGCGACGTCCGCGACGTCGCGGACGGAGCGATCGCGGCGCTGGATCGCGGCCGCGCCGGCCGACGCTATATCCTGGCCGGTCACAACATGCTGTATCATGATCTGTGGCGCTTGTTCGCTGCCGTGTCCCATGGTAAACCGCCCTGGCTCAGGGCGGCCGGAACCTTCCTCCCCATGGCGGCCGGACGCCTTGGCGATCTGCAGACCCGTTTCACCGGGTCTGAACCCGAGGTCAATTCGGCCACCACCCGCATGTCGAGTCAGTACCATTTCTATTCCAGCCAGCGGGCGATCGACGAACTCGGTTATCGGATACGTCCGGCCGAGGAGTCCGTCGCCGACGCCTGGGCCTGGTTCGTCGAACACGGATACATCAGGTGA
- a CDS encoding DOMON domain-containing protein, which produces MSDSLLSPPFLFRFEAPLPYRKEIWPISTPWDEECRLPTFPGEPGETAFADLRGAWNENGVTFSLQVDGKKKAPLRRDAFFEASDGLQLWIDTRATLNVHRASHFCHRLLFLPPEGKEKTGLASALRINRAKAAPKPPPANTLQATGQSTKRGYTLYAHIRAAALQGFDPEEHPRWGFFYAVNDAELGRQTWSIGSEFPYEEDPSVWGLLELVQE; this is translated from the coding sequence ATGTCTGACTCACTGCTCTCCCCGCCGTTCCTGTTCCGTTTTGAGGCTCCGTTGCCTTACCGTAAAGAGATCTGGCCGATCTCTACGCCGTGGGACGAAGAGTGCCGGCTGCCTACTTTTCCCGGCGAGCCCGGCGAAACGGCGTTCGCCGATCTGCGCGGCGCCTGGAACGAAAACGGAGTCACTTTTTCGCTGCAGGTCGACGGCAAGAAGAAAGCGCCGTTGCGACGGGACGCGTTCTTTGAAGCGAGCGACGGCCTGCAGCTGTGGATCGATACCCGCGCCACGCTGAACGTGCATCGGGCCAGCCACTTCTGCCATCGCCTGTTATTCTTGCCGCCGGAAGGGAAAGAGAAGACCGGCCTGGCCTCCGCCCTGCGGATCAACCGCGCCAAGGCGGCCCCCAAGCCGCCGCCGGCCAACACCCTGCAGGCGACCGGGCAATCCACGAAGCGGGGCTATACGCTGTACGCCCACATTCGAGCCGCCGCCCTGCAGGGGTTTGACCCGGAAGAGCACCCTCGCTGGGGATTCTTCTACGCCGTGAACGACGCGGAATTGGGCCGACAGACCTGGAGCATCGGTTCCGAATTCCCCTACGAAGAAGACCCTAGCGTGTGGGGCCTGCTTGAGCTCGTCCAGGAATAA